Proteins from a genomic interval of Neodiprion lecontei isolate iyNeoLeco1 chromosome 2, iyNeoLeco1.1, whole genome shotgun sequence:
- the LOC107225613 gene encoding sex-determining region Y protein isoform X2, whose protein sequence is MEGEAAGPSSGQKNTLDDAVGKLLQGYDWTLLPVTSKASGRRGGHIKRPMNAFMVWAQAARRKLSYQYPHLHNSELSKTLGKLWRILSDRDKQPFVEEAQRLRSAHKKQHPEYKYQPRRRKQKLAEQAGMVLAQCIVPTTTSFDSPTGSTGDCAYGRLLYHEAGKAYDLPTSYYAANPSRTYGDPSMVPSNLPPPVKFPQRPDHDKVYAEKQAYDGQTQPPKYELPKTHPDSKRQDLLHARYLHHHHHHHHHRHEENGGVPKFVEPQPRAYDLPKITDAMKTYPENLKYPHDSSAAMKPSYTCFHSDYHPLEGYAAAHSDGDHQPQGVPPGHSFYPYVTAATSIAQPPYYMGPR, encoded by the exons ATGGAGGGAGAAGCTGCAGGACCATCCAGTGGTCAGAAGAACACGTTGGATGACGCGGTTGGAAAATTGCTACAAG GTTACGACTGGACGCTTTTACCAGTCACATCGAAAGCCAGTGGTCGCCGGGGTGGCCACATTAAAAGACCGATGAACGCTTTCATGGTGTGGGCTCAAGCAGCGAGAAGAAAGCTCTCCTATCAGTATCCGCATCTCCACAACTCGGAGCTGTCAAAGACCCTCGGAAAATTGTGgcg AATCTTGAGTGACAGAGACAAACAACCGTTCGTCGAAGAAGCGCAAAGACTACGAAGCGCTCACAAGAAACAGCATCCTGAGTACAAG TATCAGCCGAGGCGAAGAAAGCAAAAATTGGCCGAGCAGGCCGGCATGGTGCTTGCGCAATGCATCGTCCCAACCACAACGAGCTTCGACTCACCGACTGGATCGACGGGAGACTGCGCCTATGGACGGCTGTTGTATCACGAAGCCGGCAAGGCTTACGACCTACCGACGTCGTACTACGCGGCTAATCCGTCGAGGACATACGGAGATCCATCAATGGTGCCATCCAACCTACCGCCACCAGTAAAGTTCCCGCAGCGACCCGACCACGATAAGGTATACGCCGAGAAGCAAGCCTACGACGGTCAGACGCAGCCCCCAAAGTACGAACTACCAAAAACACACCCTGATTCCAAGCGTCAGGACCTGTTGCACGCTAGGTATctccatcatcatcatcaccatcaccatCATCGTCACGAAGAAAACGGCGGTGTGCCAAAGTTCGTTGAGCCACAGCCGAGAGCCTACGATCTACCGAAAATTACGGACGCGATGAAGACGTACCCAGAGAACTTGAAGTACCCCCATGACTCCAGCGCGGCGATGAAGCCGTCTTACACGTGTTTCCACAGCGATTACCACCCCCTCGAAGGTTACGCCGCCGCTCACAGCGACGGTGATCATCAGCCTCAAGGCGTTCCTCCAGGGCACTCCTTTTACCCCTACGTAACAGCCGCGACCTCGATTGCGCAGCCCCCTTATTACATGGGCCCCCGATAA
- the LOC107225613 gene encoding transcription factor Sox-14 isoform X3 — protein MNAFMVWAQAARRKLSYQYPHLHNSELSKTLGKLWRILSDRDKQPFVEEAQRLRSAHKKQHPEYKYQPRRRKQKLAEQAGMVLAQCIVPTTTSFDSPTGSTGDCAYGRLLYHEAGKAYDLPTSYYAANPSRTYGDPSMVPSNLPPPVKFPQRPDHDKVYAEKQAYDGQTQPPKYELPKTHPDSKRQDLLHARYLHHHHHHHHHRHEENGGVPKFVEPQPRAYDLPKITDAMKTYPENLKYPHDSSAAMKPSYTCFHSDYHPLEGYAAAHSDGDHQPQGVPPGHSFYPYVTAATSIAQPPYYMGPR, from the exons ATGAACGCTTTCATGGTGTGGGCTCAAGCAGCGAGAAGAAAGCTCTCCTATCAGTATCCGCATCTCCACAACTCGGAGCTGTCAAAGACCCTCGGAAAATTGTGgcg AATCTTGAGTGACAGAGACAAACAACCGTTCGTCGAAGAAGCGCAAAGACTACGAAGCGCTCACAAGAAACAGCATCCTGAGTACAAG TATCAGCCGAGGCGAAGAAAGCAAAAATTGGCCGAGCAGGCCGGCATGGTGCTTGCGCAATGCATCGTCCCAACCACAACGAGCTTCGACTCACCGACTGGATCGACGGGAGACTGCGCCTATGGACGGCTGTTGTATCACGAAGCCGGCAAGGCTTACGACCTACCGACGTCGTACTACGCGGCTAATCCGTCGAGGACATACGGAGATCCATCAATGGTGCCATCCAACCTACCGCCACCAGTAAAGTTCCCGCAGCGACCCGACCACGATAAGGTATACGCCGAGAAGCAAGCCTACGACGGTCAGACGCAGCCCCCAAAGTACGAACTACCAAAAACACACCCTGATTCCAAGCGTCAGGACCTGTTGCACGCTAGGTATctccatcatcatcatcaccatcaccatCATCGTCACGAAGAAAACGGCGGTGTGCCAAAGTTCGTTGAGCCACAGCCGAGAGCCTACGATCTACCGAAAATTACGGACGCGATGAAGACGTACCCAGAGAACTTGAAGTACCCCCATGACTCCAGCGCGGCGATGAAGCCGTCTTACACGTGTTTCCACAGCGATTACCACCCCCTCGAAGGTTACGCCGCCGCTCACAGCGACGGTGATCATCAGCCTCAAGGCGTTCCTCCAGGGCACTCCTTTTACCCCTACGTAACAGCCGCGACCTCGATTGCGCAGCCCCCTTATTACATGGGCCCCCGATAA